Proteins from a single region of Punica granatum isolate Tunisia-2019 chromosome 8, ASM765513v2, whole genome shotgun sequence:
- the LOC116188981 gene encoding galacturonokinase-like: MTINKGILLGFVPSADGEVYLRLEQFKGEVKFRVDEIRRPKNSREASRKNRLNCSSTAKEEWCWGNYARGAQYALQSRGNVLSRVGIAYLLAFESANNLSISPTENIEYDRLIENEYLGLRNGILDQSAILLSSHGCLTYMNCKA; encoded by the exons ATGACTATTAACAAAGGAATACTTCTCGGGTTTGTTCCATCTGCTGATGGCGAG GTTTATCTCCGTTTGGAACAGTTCAAAGGAGAAGTTAAGTTCAG GGTCGATGAAATTCGGCGCCCAAAAAATTCCAGAGAAGCAAGCAGAAAGAACCGCTTGAATTGTTCGTCCACAGCAAAAGAAGAATGGTGTTGGGGAAATTATGCTAGGGGAGCCCAATATGCGCTGCAAAGTAGGGGAAATGTCCTTTCTCGG GTTGGAATCGCCTATCTGCTGGCTTTTGAGAGTGCAAATAACTTGTCCATTTCTCCCACAGAAAACATTGAGTATGACAG GCTTATTGAGAATGAGTATTTGGGTCTCAGAAATGGTATACTCGATCAGTCTGCCATATTGCTTTCAAGCCATGGTTGTCTCACTTATATGAATTGCAAG GCTTGA
- the LOC116188982 gene encoding putative L-ascorbate peroxidase 6 yields MIAVAGAEAISICGGPTIPVTLGRLDSLDPDSPGRLPQESLDASALKQCFQMKGISTQELVALRCLERIIRLVIKALAIQMFSTIPTTRFFSRSHGRLQLECRA; encoded by the exons ATGATTGCTGTCGCTGGAGCTGAAGCAATTTCAATTTGTGGTGGTCCTACTATCCCTGTTACACTAGGCCGGCTTGATTCTCT GGACCCTGATTCTCCTGGAAGACTCCCTCAAGAATCTCTGGATGCCTCCGCTTTAAAGCAGTGCTTTCAGATGAAGGGCATATC GACTCAGGAACTCGTTGCGTTGCGTTGTCTGGAGCGCATCATACGCTTGGTGATAAAGGCTTTGGCAATCCAAATGTTTTCGACAATTCCTACTACAAGATTCTTCTCGAGAAGCCATGGTCGTCTGCAG CTGGAATGTCGAGCATGA
- the LOC116188980 gene encoding eukaryotic translation initiation factor 2 subunit beta isoform X1: MADETLKDVKDEVPELAPFDPTKKKKKKKNVLPDLADDSVDKLAEKTESLSVTDGLDSTFAGLKKKKKKPVEASALNDENEDPRDDLDDHAGEDEDTDGAVPQQIYPWEGSDRDYKYEEVSAYFIKLLGRVFNILRENNPELAGDRRRTVMRPPQVLREGTKKTVFVNFMDLCKTMHRQPDHVQAFLLAELGTSGSLDGQQRLVVKGRFAPKNFEGILRRYINEYVICLGCKSPDTILSKENRLFFLRCEKCGSGRSVAPIKAGFVARVGRRNAGT; encoded by the exons ATGGCGGACGAAACATTGAAGGATGTGAAGGATGAGGTACCAGAG CTTGCACCATTTGATCCGactaagaagaagaagaagaagaagaacgtCCTGCCAGACCTTGCTGATGATTCTGTGGACAAGCTTGCTGAGAAAACAGAGTCTCTTTCAG TCACTGATGGACTGGATAGTACTTTTGCTggtttgaagaagaagaaaaagaaacca GTGGAGGCTAGTGCACTGAATGATGAGAATGAGGATCCAAGGGATGATTTGGATG ATCATGCTGGCGAAGACGAAGACACGGATGGAGCTGTTCCACAACAAATTTATCCTTGGGAAGGGAGTGACCGTGACTACAAGTATGAGGAGGTATCTGCATATTTCATTAAG CTTCTTGGAAGGGTGTTCAACATTCTTCGTGAGAACAACCCAGAGCTTGCAGGCGATAGGCGTAGGACAGTTATGAGGCCCCCACAGGTACTCCGGGAGGGCACCAAGAAAACTGTCTTCGTAAATTTCATGGATCTTTGCAAGAC GATGCACCGGCAGCCTGACCATGTCCAGGCTTTCTTGCTGGCAGAGTTGGGAACCAGTGGATCACTTGATGGTCAGCAACGTTTGGTGGTTAAAGGGAGGTTTGCTCCAAAGAACTTCGAAGGAATTCTGCGGCGATATATCA ATGAATATGTTATCTGTCTTGGCTGCAAAAGTCCGGACACTATACTCTCCAAGGAGAATCGTCTCTTCTTCCTCAGATGTGAGAAG TGTGGTTCTGGACGATCGGTTGCTCCAATCAAAGCAGGGTTCGTTGCTCGTGTGGGACGTAGGAACGCAGGGACATGA
- the LOC116188978 gene encoding disease resistance protein At4g27190-like — MGKPKHSCWDYVTSIPNPGNPHKRRWQCNYCNKDYAGGASRIKVHLGLATGQGIEVCQKVKEGQMSQVPENGTSSATENAEAAGFSSSGFIFNQDSQSTPLQASPSGIQGPVMSIEAEMDLPVYSPESDPSIWDLSTLEATMKEFAAAIDSQLHVDPANTVLQQNNGQYVPSSFQVSPGQALEQQDMSASATICELGVNIDGENSRVQSGLLPNSLDLPEECHHTDAMQVDQNPRSERDQGMCAVFPQPSTELPHDRGDSGGDAILVTELVGQEFKRRVNEIWDYVRKDDVLRIGIYGMGGVGKTTIVKHLYNKVCASAAFEDVFWVTASRDCSIHELQNKIAKALKVLDHFKDVDEVMRPTLLFNYLSKKRKILLILDDVWQHFELVDIGIPVKRDGVQLVLTTRYLDVCQKMLCQPNIGVRPLSDEEAWTLFARTLGSDVVSPRQEPIAKNIVKECGGLPLAIVVMAGSMRGVDSDHGWEDALEKLKQPETLQEDMAAGVFPILQHSYNHLDAKKQQFLLRFALYPEDAAVLREELIEFYIDEGVICGDSRWKMYNEGHRILDELDKASLLESRNVPGSRGTMVRMHDVLRDMALYIMHANGPCMVRAGLSLKDVPDEDEWIPNLHKVSLMKNEIAVIPSISPYCPQLSTLLISNCSSLCEISGCFFERLQGLKVINLSSCSIREVPRSITELEKLNALILRQCDQLSLLPSLAKLTSLRKLDLRGCRGIKVVPDGLEMLAYLMYLDITGTGIERIQDGVIGKLLKLQVLLMGWIEVKGEEVGKLKKLEVLQCRFRNANELNKYTQAQHVTILKSYILLIGARTEGFYWNNRTAKMLNFHGYNLTWIWNMKVIILGEGHYAGKTFDIPIDVKRLWIEGDSGARDISSSTRSEVLEELHICMQKLDKLSALQAGAGVGVGDNKIRNLNFLSSPPGGHCFDPKKLVVQDCPKLKHLLVPERNCGLHLKKLEELRILECRELESIIGAEAAAEALSSTSPLPPDAFSQLRSIYIRQCSEMKNVVGLEWLPLLHNLQSISIDCASNMEEIIAMPSVSPPPAPPLPVATSTLQLPLLTKISVWQCHKMKKVLTLELFMLLPNLQEISVEICQQMKEVIGGQESEDGPTASSSRDIYRPPSTSRRLLRLNLYDLQELDSICRWTPIRDFIQVLVIFCCPKLKRIPMLDEFPHYLPPSLERVVAYPYEWWEALEWVHPEAKLALEPSVVIGTGYWMSEISVREWRERHHGETGQVSHII, encoded by the coding sequence ATGGGTAAACCGAAGCATTCGTGCTGGGATTATGTAACGTCGATACCCAATCCTGGTAATCCACATAAAAGGAGGTGGCAATGTAATTATTGCAACAAAGACTATGCGGGAGGGGCTTCAAGGATCAAGGTGCACTTGGGTTTAGCGACGGGCCAAGGAATCGAAGTTTGCCAGAAAGTCAAGGAAGGACAGATGAGTCAGGTGCCCGAGAATGGAACAAGCTCGGCTACAGAGAACGCAGAAGCCGCAGGTTTTTCAAGCAGTGGATTCATCTTTAATCAAGACAGCCAAAGTACTCCACTGCAAGCAAGTCCCAGTGGAATTCAGGGACCTGTAATGTCTATCGAAGCAGAAATGGATCTTCCAGTATATTCCCCAGAATCTGATCCGTCAATATGGGACTTGTCTACGCTCGAGGCTACCATGAAAGAATTTGCCGCTGCGATAGATTCTCAGCTACATGTTGATCCAGCTAACACTGTCCTGCAACAGAACAATGGCCAATATGTGCCTTCAAGTTTTCAAGTCAGTCCTGGGCAAGCCCTGGAGCAGCAAGACATGTCAGCTTCGGCCACAATCTGCGAGCTAGGGGTCAACATCGATGGAGAGAACTCAAGAGTACAATCTGGTTTGCTGCCAAATAGCCTTGACCTGCCAGAGGAATGCCACCACactgatgcaatgcaagttgATCAAAATCCCCGCAGCGAGAGGGATCAAGGTATGTGTGCAGTGTTCCCTCAGCCTTCTACTGAATTGCCTCACGATAGGGGAGATTCAGGAGGAGATGCAATCCTAGTAACGGAGCTAGTGGGTCAAGAGTTTAAGAGAAGAGTCAATGAGATCTGGGACTATGTTAGGAAGGATGATGTCTTACGCATTGGCATCTATGGGATGGGGGGAGTGGGGAAAACCACAATTGTAAAGCACCTCTATAATAAAGTGTGTGCTAGTGCTGCATTTGAGGATGTATTTTGGGTCACCGCGTCAAGAGATTGCAGTATTCATGAGCTGCAAAACAAGATCGCCAAAGCACTTAAGGTTCTGGACCATTTCAAGGACGTTGATGAAGTGATGAGGCCGACATTGTTGTTCAACTATTTGagcaagaaaaggaaaattctaCTTATTTTAGATGATGTTTGGCAGCATTTTGAGCTTGTGGACATTGGGATTCCAGTGAAAAGAGATGGTGTTCAGCTGGTCCTAACAACACGATATCTTGATGTTTGCCAAAAGATGCTGTGTCAACCAAATATTGGAGTTCGACCTCTATCTGATGAAGAGGCATGGACTTTGTTTGCAAGGACGCTTGGCTCTGATGTTGTATCTCCTAGACAGGAACCTATCGCAAAGAATATCGTGAAGGAGTGTGGAGGTTTACCTCTTGCTATTGTCGTTATGGCGGGAAGCATGAGGGGAGTGGATAGTGATCATGGATGGGAAGATGCACTGGAAAAACTAAAACAACCAGAAACCTTGCAAGAAGACATGGCAGCAGGAGTTTTCCCGATTCTACAGCACAGTTATAACCACTTAGATGCAAAGAAGCAACAATTTCTTTTACGGTTTGCTCTATATCCTGAAGATGCTGCAGTCCTTAGAGAAGAACTGATAGAATTTTATATTGATGAGGGGGTGATTTGTGGGGATAGCCGGTGGAAGATGTACAATGAAGGCCACCGAATATTAGATGAACTTGACAAAGCTAGTCTCCTTGAATCACGTAATGTTCCAGGTTCTAGAGGGACGATGGTGAGGATGCATGATGTGCTTCGGGATATGGCATTGTACATCATGCATGCAAATGGCCCATGTATGGTGAGAGCTGGCTTGTCTCTCAAAGACGTGccggatgaggatgaatggaTACCTAATCTTCACAAGGTCTCATTGATGAAGAACGAAATAGCAGTAATTCCATCCATATCACCATACTGTCCTCAACTTTCAACTCTGCTGATAAGCAATTGCAGCAGCCTGTGTGAAATCTCAGGATGTTTCTTCGAGCGGCTACAAGGATTGAAGGTTATTAACTTGAGTAGTTGCAGCATCAGAGAAGTTCCAAGATCTATCACGGAGTTAGAAAAGTTGAACGCACTAATACTCAGACAATGCGATCAATTATCTCTACTTCCTTCTTTGGCGAAGTTGACATCGCTGAGGAAGTTGGATCTCCGAGGGTGCAGAGGTATTAAAGTAGTACCAGATGGGTTGGAGATGTTGGCATATCTTATGTACCTTGACATAACAGGGACGGGGATTGAGAGGATACAAGATGGAGTGATAGGCAAATTGCTGAAGCTACAGGTCCTTCTAATGGGTTGGATTGAAGTGAAGGGGGAAGAAGTTGGGAAATTGAAGAAGTTGGAAGTACTCCAATGCCGTTTTCGAAATGCGAATGAGTTGAACAAGTACACACAGGCACAACACGTGACGATATTAAAGTCATACATTCTCCTCATAGGAGCTCGTACGGAGGGTTTTTATTGGAATAATAGAACTGCAAAGATGTTGAATTTCCATGGGTATAATTTGACTTGGATATGGAATATGAAAGTAATTATTTTGGGTGAAGGACATTACGCAGGAAAAACTTTCGATATCCCAATAGACGTTAAAAGACTGTGGATTGAGGGTGACAGTGGGGCGCGGGATATTTCCAGTTCTACAAGATCTGAGGTTCTGGAGGAGCTACACATATGCATGCAGAAGCTTGATAAGCTGTCGGCGCTGCAAGCGGGAGCGGGAGTGGGAGTGGGGGACAACAAGATCAGGAACTTGAACTTCCTTTCTTCGCCACCAGGAGGTCATTGCTTCGATCCCAAGAAGCTGGTGGTTCAGGACTGTCCAAAACTAAAGCATCTATTGGTGCCCGAACGTAACTGTGGTCTGCACCTTAAGAAATTAGAAGAGCTCAGGATATTGGAATGTCGGGAGCTGGAGAGTATAATCGGagcagaagcagcagcagaagcACTGTCATCAACATCACCACTGCCACCTGATGCTTTCTCCCAGCTCCGTTCGATTTACATCAGACAGTGTTCAGAGATGAAGAATGTGGTGGGGCTTGAAtggcttcctcttctccatAACCTCCAGAGTATTAGTATTGATTGCGCCTCCAATATGGAGGAGATAATAGCAATGCCATCCGTTTCCCCACCACCAGCACCACCTCTTCCAGTAGCCACGTCCACCTTGCAGCTTCCTCTCCTTACGAAAATATCTGTCTGGCAATGTCATAAGATGAAGAAGGTGCTAACTCTAGAGTTATTCATGCTCCTCCCCAACCTCCAAGAAATCAGCGTTGAAATATGTCAACAGATGAAGGAGGTGATTGGCGGCCAAGAATCAGAGGATGGACCGACCGCAAGCTCTAGCAGAGACATATACAGGCCTCCCTCCACATCGAGAAGGCTCCTAAGGTTAAATCTATATGATCTGCAGGAACTGGATAGCATATGCCGCTGGACTCCCATTCGCGATTTCATCCAGGTTCTTGTAATATTCTGCTGTCCGAAACTGAAGAGGATTCCAATGCTCGATGAGTTCCCACATTATCTTCCCCCTTCTCTCGAGAGGGTAGTGGCATATCCTTACGAATGGTGGGAAGCATTGGAGTGGGTCCACCCTGAGGCAAAGCTCGCTCTCGAGCCTTCTGTGGTTATCGGCACAGGCTACTGGATGAGCGAAATTTCTGTCCGGGAATGGCGGGAACGTCACCATGGCGAGACTGGCCAAGTTTCCCACATTATATGA
- the LOC116188980 gene encoding eukaryotic translation initiation factor 2 subunit beta isoform X2: MADETLKDVKDEVPELAPFDPTKKKKKKKNVLPDLADDSVDKLAEKTESLSVTDGLDSTFAGLKKKKKKPVEASALNDENEDPRDDLDDHAGEDEDTDGAVPQQIYPWEGSDRDYKYEELLGRVFNILRENNPELAGDRRRTVMRPPQVLREGTKKTVFVNFMDLCKTMHRQPDHVQAFLLAELGTSGSLDGQQRLVVKGRFAPKNFEGILRRYINEYVICLGCKSPDTILSKENRLFFLRCEKCGSGRSVAPIKAGFVARVGRRNAGT, encoded by the exons ATGGCGGACGAAACATTGAAGGATGTGAAGGATGAGGTACCAGAG CTTGCACCATTTGATCCGactaagaagaagaagaagaagaagaacgtCCTGCCAGACCTTGCTGATGATTCTGTGGACAAGCTTGCTGAGAAAACAGAGTCTCTTTCAG TCACTGATGGACTGGATAGTACTTTTGCTggtttgaagaagaagaaaaagaaacca GTGGAGGCTAGTGCACTGAATGATGAGAATGAGGATCCAAGGGATGATTTGGATG ATCATGCTGGCGAAGACGAAGACACGGATGGAGCTGTTCCACAACAAATTTATCCTTGGGAAGGGAGTGACCGTGACTACAAGTATGAGGAG CTTCTTGGAAGGGTGTTCAACATTCTTCGTGAGAACAACCCAGAGCTTGCAGGCGATAGGCGTAGGACAGTTATGAGGCCCCCACAGGTACTCCGGGAGGGCACCAAGAAAACTGTCTTCGTAAATTTCATGGATCTTTGCAAGAC GATGCACCGGCAGCCTGACCATGTCCAGGCTTTCTTGCTGGCAGAGTTGGGAACCAGTGGATCACTTGATGGTCAGCAACGTTTGGTGGTTAAAGGGAGGTTTGCTCCAAAGAACTTCGAAGGAATTCTGCGGCGATATATCA ATGAATATGTTATCTGTCTTGGCTGCAAAAGTCCGGACACTATACTCTCCAAGGAGAATCGTCTCTTCTTCCTCAGATGTGAGAAG TGTGGTTCTGGACGATCGGTTGCTCCAATCAAAGCAGGGTTCGTTGCTCGTGTGGGACGTAGGAACGCAGGGACATGA